The following is a genomic window from Methanofastidiosum sp..
GAGCACTCTTTTTTGCCGCTGGCTTCTTTGTTTCTAATTCTTTAGCTTCAGTCTTTACTTCTGTGGTCTTTTTCTTTGTAGATTCTTTTTTTGATTTTTCAGTTTTTACTTCTTTTGCTTTGGATTCTTCTTTTTTGCTGGAAACTTTTTTTAGAGATAGTTTCTTTTTTACTTTTTCAGGTTTTACATTTTCTTTAACTTCTTTAGCCTGCTTTTGGGCATCGACTTTCCTCTGTTTCTTAGTTTCTATATTTTTATTCACTAAGTCTTTTAAGAGATTTACATTACCCTCGCGAACAGTGCCTCTTCTAAAGTCTAAAATTATGCCAAGAGAATTTGCACGATTAACTGAAACATTGGCTTCTCTTAACTCTCCTAAAGAGAATCCTCTGCTGTTTTTTTCTTTTGTAATATTCTTACTATGAGTCATTACCTTTGGATTCATAA
Proteins encoded in this region:
- a CDS encoding ribosomal protein L13e — protein: MNPKVMTHSKNITKEKNSRGFSLGELREANVSVNRANSLGIILDFRRGTVREGNVNLLKDLVNKNIETKKQRKVDAQKQAKEVKENVKPEKVKKKLSLKKVSSKKEESKAKEVKTEKSKKESTKKKTTEVKTEAKELETKKPAAKKSAPKKKTTEVKTEAKELETKKPAAKKSAPKKEKAKKE